In a single window of the Ignavibacteriales bacterium genome:
- a CDS encoding VOC family protein, whose product MQKITPFLWFDNNAEEAINYYTTIFKNSKIGSVSRYDEAGAAASGRPKGSVMAATFQLEGQEFIALNGGPHFKFTEAISFVVNCETQEEVDYYWAKLSKGGDEKAQQCGWLKDKFGLSWQIVPSILGKLLSDKDAGKSKRVMEAMLQMKKIDIKSLKQAYEQKEPVEEIK is encoded by the coding sequence ATGCAAAAGATAACCCCATTTCTGTGGTTTGATAATAATGCTGAAGAAGCAATTAATTATTATACTACCATTTTCAAAAACTCAAAAATCGGAAGTGTTTCCCGGTATGATGAAGCTGGAGCAGCAGCATCAGGAAGACCGAAAGGATCGGTAATGGCAGCAACATTCCAACTTGAAGGACAAGAATTTATAGCTCTAAATGGCGGTCCTCACTTCAAATTTACAGAAGCTATTTCTTTCGTTGTGAATTGCGAAACGCAGGAAGAAGTTGATTATTATTGGGCAAAACTTTCTAAAGGCGGAGATGAAAAAGCTCAACAATGCGGATGGCTTAAAGACAAATTTGGTTTGTCATGGCAGATCGTTCCTTCCATTCTGGGTAAATTATTAAGCGATAAAGATGCTGGAAAATCTAAACGAGTTATGGAGGCAATGCTTCAAATGAAAAAAATTGATATCAAATCCTTGAAGCAGGCATATGAAC
- a CDS encoding dihydrofolate reductase family protein — MTIFLAGATGIMATVLSIENGSKGIYNIVDDEPAPASTWLPVLASIINSKPPLRVSLDGYIRAADGDLSWIFHTYDDELKSWEVDLLWQAGTHIMGCNLYDEMAAYWPASNEAFAPPMNEIPKVVYSKSMKQADWKDTQVYNGDLVKGIAQLKQEPGKEILVHGGASFIHSLSKYGLIDEFKLILHPLFLTGGLPLFKETTSLKLLQTSTFP, encoded by the coding sequence ATGACAATTTTTTTAGCAGGCGCTACCGGCATCATGGCAACAGTATTATCCATAGAAAATGGTTCTAAAGGAATTTACAATATTGTTGATGATGAACCCGCACCTGCATCAACCTGGCTTCCAGTGCTTGCATCAATAATTAATTCTAAACCACCATTACGCGTTTCACTTGATGGTTATATTCGGGCTGCAGACGGCGATCTTAGCTGGATCTTTCATACTTATGATGATGAGTTGAAATCGTGGGAAGTCGATCTATTGTGGCAGGCAGGAACACATATTATGGGTTGCAATTTGTACGATGAGATGGCTGCATATTGGCCCGCTTCAAACGAAGCGTTTGCACCACCGATGAATGAGATTCCGAAAGTCGTTTATTCTAAATCCATGAAGCAAGCGGATTGGAAAGATACACAAGTTTACAATGGCGATTTAGTAAAAGGAATTGCGCAGCTTAAGCAAGAGCCTGGCAAAGAAATACTGGTGCATGGTGGTGCATCATTTATCCATTCACTTTCTAAGTACGGACTAATAGATGAGTTTAAATTGATTCTACATCCCCTGTTTCTAACCGGCGGATTACCTTTGTTCAAAGAAACAACCAGCCTGAAACTGTTGCAAACAAGTACCTTTCCGTAG
- a CDS encoding dihydrofolate reductase family protein: MRKLIFSINVTIDGFADHTAVIADYELHDFYSNLFDEVDTVLLGRKTYQLLQSFWPNAPEDPISTKSMIKFADGINSISKIVFSKTLEKVDWSNTRLVKKDMIEEVLRMKQQPGKSLSVGGLSIASTFMQLGMIDEYWFVVQPIVLGTGTPLFKDIKSRMNLKLLETRTFGSGVVVLHYQNELR, encoded by the coding sequence ATGAGAAAATTAATTTTTTCTATAAATGTAACTATCGATGGTTTTGCAGATCATACAGCCGTGATAGCTGATTATGAATTGCATGATTTTTACTCTAATCTATTTGATGAAGTGGACACTGTTTTGTTGGGACGTAAAACTTATCAACTACTACAAAGCTTCTGGCCCAATGCTCCGGAAGATCCTATAAGTACAAAGAGCATGATTAAGTTTGCTGACGGAATTAATAGTATATCCAAGATTGTTTTTTCCAAAACTCTCGAAAAGGTTGATTGGAGTAATACAAGATTAGTCAAGAAAGATATGATAGAAGAAGTCTTAAGAATGAAGCAGCAACCTGGTAAAAGTCTTTCAGTAGGAGGTCTCAGCATCGCATCAACTTTTATGCAACTGGGAATGATTGATGAATATTGGTTTGTGGTTCAGCCGATTGTATTGGGAACAGGAACGCCATTATTTAAAGATATAAAGAGTAGGATGAATCTGAAACTGTTGGAGACCAGGACATTTGGTTCGGGTGTAGTTGTTCTACATTACCAGAATGAATTGAGATAG